One Brassica napus cultivar Da-Ae chromosome C4, Da-Ae, whole genome shotgun sequence genomic region harbors:
- the LOC125585241 gene encoding uncharacterized protein LOC125585241 produces MLLKCSWNTYQTPNKTSVRVVMKMKMLTDQRKTMSLKNQRMKIRLFKIWDYEAELHRSNGGISTELCTREANGVQMFDCFYICFKELRESWKSCCRPVIGLDGCFLKWDLNGDLLAAVGRDADNRMFPIAWAVVRGENKDTWGWFVKKLKMDLDLGNGKDLTIISDKQKGLVHAIQLELPDAEHRMCARHIYANWKKLGFARSEFKSLFWGVAYSYTKGEYEEKLSLLEAYNVVAHQELLKTDPKRWCRAYFSVDSHCPDVHNNLSESFNRTIKMARAKPVITMLEDIRRQAMKRNSRRWFMADKWDTIVTPITLALLEKARIAKKYCSTLRSSSSLYEVNECDNGYTVNLATHQCACRRWDLTGIPCKHDVCVFDDNQEDPVKYTSEYYYTHKMKKTYNENIKPVNGENLWKRLGKPSIGIPELRKPRGRPRTRERRKEPFEDLENAGKSTRHGRVPKCSRCLQMGHIKSGCKNEQVVYEGPKNKRVRPRIHPVGPPKPPSTRRKRTSSSQPVQAAESSSQIPTHSTAPQPSVSSTDPKPHAKKAPRGLPLKVRKITNIPHGVGTLWSPFTNRPFEVLGDRVYDRSDLNPQPPPQE; encoded by the exons ATGTTGTTGAAGTGTTCGTGGAACACATACCAAACACCGAACAAGACGAGCGTTCGTGtagtgatgaagatgaagatgttgACAGACCAAAGGAAGACGATGAGCCTGAAGAATCAGAGGATGAAAATCCGACTATTCAAGATATGGGATTATGAAGCAGAGTTACATAGATCAAATGGTGGTATAAGCACTGAATTATGCACAAGAGAGGCTAACGGTGTTCAGATGTTTGACTGCTTTTATATTTGCTTCAAGGAATTACGTGAATCATGGAAGAGTTGTTGTAGACCTGTAATAGGTCTTGATGGATGCTTCTTAAAGTGGGATTTAAATGGAGATTTGCTTGCAGCAGTTGGTAGAGACGCTGATAACAGAATGTTTCCCATTGCTTGGGCAGTTGTAAGAGGGGAAAACAAAGACACTTGGGGCTGGTTTGTGAAGAAGCTAAAGATGGATCTCGACTTGGGAAATGGCAAGGATCTGACCATCATTTCGGATAAACAAAAAGGTCTTGTTCATGCCATACAGTTGGAACTCCCTGATGCAGAACACCGCATGTGTGCTAGACATATTTATGCGAATTGGAAGAAGCTTGGGTTTGCGAGATCAGAGTTTAAATCTTTGTTTTGGGGAGTTGCTTACAGCTACACTAAAGGAGAGTATGAAGAGAAGTTGAGTCTATTAGAGGCATATAATGTTGTAGCACACCAAGAGTTACTCAAGACAGACCCTAAGAGGTGGTGTAGAGCATATTTCAGTGTTGATTCACACTGTCCTGACGTGCATAATAACTTATCTGAGAGCTTCAACAGAACCATAAAGATGGCAAGGGCGAAACCCGTGATAACTATGTTGGAGGACATTCGAAGACAAGCTATGAAGAGGAATTCAAGGCGGTGGTTTATGGCAGATAAGTGGGATACTATTGTTACACCAATCACACTTGCTTTATTGGAGAAAGCAAGGATTGCCAAGAAATATTGTTCAACACTACGAAGCAGCTCAAGTTTGTATGAGGTTAATGAGTGTGATAATGGTTACACAGTGAATTTGGCAACACATCAGTGTGCTTGCAGGCGATGGGATCTTACTGGTATACCTTGCAAACATGATGTCTGTGTGTTTGATGATAATCAAGAAGACCCTGTGAAGTATACATCCGAGTATTACTACACCCATAAGATGAAGAAAACATACAACGAGAACATCAAGCCCGTCAATGGTGAAAACTTGTGGAAGAGGCTAGGAAAACCATCAATAGGAATACCAGAGTTAAGGAAGCCAAGAGGTAGaccaagaacaagagagaggaGAAAAGAGCCATTTGAAGACCTTGAAAACGCTGGAAAATCGACAAGACACGGACGTGTGCCCAAATGTAGCCGTTGCCTTCAGATGGGTCACATTAAAAGTGGCTGCAAAAATGAACAAGTGGTTTATGAGGGTCCAAAGAACAAACGTGTACGACCTCGTATACATCCAGTG gGTCCGCCTAAGCCTCCttcaacaagaagaaaaagaacaagCTCTTCTCAACCTGTTCAAGCTGCTGAATCATCCTCTCAGATACCAACTCACTCTACTGCTCCACAGCCATCAGTTTCATCCACTGATCCAAAGCCTCATGCCAAGAAAGCTCCAAGAGGACTTCCTTTGAAGGTAAGGAAGATAACTAATATTCCTCATGGTGTTGGGACattatggagtccattcacaaaTCGACCTTTTGAGGTGCTTGGAGATCGAGTTTATGATAGGTCCGACCTAAACCCACAACCTCCTCCACAAGAGTGA
- the LOC106446982 gene encoding protein PSY3, whose product MGYASSSSVVLCLLLFFTFAFVSSSARLSLSFPENEMRVVRERSLMVSTNDYGEPSANGRHDPPRGGRGRKR is encoded by the exons atgGGTTATGCATCATCTTCCTCGGTTGTGTTATGTTTGTTACTCTTCTTCACATTTGCTTTCGTCTCTTCTTCTGCTCGCCTCAGTCTTTCATTTCCAG AAAATGAAATGAGGGTGGTGAGAGAACGGTCATTGATGGTGAGCACCAACGACTACGGTGAACCTTCAGCTAACGGCAGACACGATCCACCTCGCGGCGGCCGAGGACGCAAACGTTGA
- the LOC106446981 gene encoding PHD finger-like domain-containing protein 5A, translating into MAKHHPDLIMCRKQPGIAIGRLCEKCDGKCVVCDSYVRPCTLVRICDECNYGSFQGRCVICGGVGISDAYYCKECTQQEKDRDGCPKIVNLGSAKTDLFYERKKYGFKKR; encoded by the coding sequence ATGGCAAAGCATCACCCTGATCTGATCATGTGCCGGAAACAACCAGGCATTGCCATCGGAAGGCTGTGCGAGAAATGCGACGGCAAATGCGTGGTTTGTGATTCTTATGTGCGTCCCTGCACTCTGGTGCGTATCTGTGACGAATGCAACTACGGGTCATTCCAAGGCCGCTGTGTTATCTGCGGAGGTGTTGGGATCTCGGATGCTTACTACTGCAAAGAGTGTACGCAGCAGGAGAAAGACAGAGATGGTTGCCCCAAGATCGTCAACCTTGGGAGTGCCAAGACCGATCTCTTCTATGAACGTAAGAAATATGGTTTCAAAAAACGATGA
- the LOC125585242 gene encoding uncharacterized protein LOC125585242 has protein sequence MAHSSSSSNVVYKNEKGVVCNCNCLANVVQAWTDDNPGRRFYSCEKRKTGDEYDCCNFFQWYDVEKPHGWQRDALIGARNVNRQQREEIKSLRNKIRALRENMGPNSIDLKEKTEACDACEGLKREVLILNERSRVYRNVLITSSVGFTVVLGVFIGVLKW, from the coding sequence ATGGCACACAGTTCAAGTTCATCAAACGTTGTGTACAAAAACGAAAAAGGTGTGGTTTGCAATTGTAACTGCTTAGCAAACGTTGTTCAAGCTTGGACTGATGACAATCCCGGGAGGAGGTTCTATAGCTGCGAAAAACGCAAGACTGGAGATGAATATGATTGTTGTAACTTTTTTCAGTGGTATGATGTTGAGAAGCCTCATGGATGGCAGCGTGATGCATTGATTGGTGCTAGAAATGTTAATCGCCAACAAAGAGAGGAGATTAAGAGTCTGAGGAACAAGATAAGAGCACTTAGGGAAAACATGGGACCAAATTCAATAGATTTGAAGGAAAAAACTGAAGCATGTGACGCATGTGAAGGGCTCAAAAGGGAGGTGCTGATACTAAACGAGAGGAGCAGAGTGTATCGCAATGTTCTCATAACGTCATCAGTTGGATTCACTGTTGTTCTTGGTGTGTTCATTGGTGTGTTGAAGTGGTAG